From one Mycolicibacterium sp. HK-90 genomic stretch:
- a CDS encoding cupin domain-containing protein has product MSIVDAAALTLDHTRLPDPLVVDGAPTTGHRDLLELSGVTIGVWEHSPGVSRDVEADEVFVVISGDATVAFDDGSPAMDLRPGSLVRLYEGQHTTWTVRETLRKVYIA; this is encoded by the coding sequence GTGAGCATCGTTGACGCCGCAGCGCTGACGCTCGACCACACCCGGCTTCCCGATCCGCTCGTGGTGGACGGAGCGCCGACGACGGGGCATCGCGACCTGCTGGAGCTTTCCGGCGTCACCATCGGGGTCTGGGAACATTCGCCCGGGGTGTCCCGCGATGTGGAGGCCGACGAGGTGTTCGTCGTCATAAGCGGTGACGCGACCGTGGCGTTCGACGACGGTTCCCCGGCGATGGATCTGCGTCCCGGCAGTCTCGTTCGCCTGTACGAGGGGCAACACACCACGTGGACGGTGCGCGAGACGCTGCGAAAGGTGTATATCGCCTAG
- a CDS encoding NUDIX domain-containing protein — protein MPDELVTVYDADANVVGAAPRSRVYAEGLWHASAGVLVRSVDGSKLYVHRRTMTKAVFAGMHDCLAGGVVDPGETPAQAATRELTEELGISGTPLTALASVSWDGRWAGKPMRCHLFAFEARWDGPIRHQPEEVVDGWWWTDAELAAHLADPDWPFVPDTRELIPQLLRLRQHP, from the coding sequence GTGCCCGACGAACTCGTCACCGTCTATGACGCCGACGCCAATGTGGTTGGTGCAGCGCCACGTTCACGGGTCTATGCCGAGGGTCTGTGGCATGCCAGTGCGGGTGTGCTGGTGCGTTCGGTGGACGGCTCGAAGCTCTACGTCCACCGCCGCACGATGACCAAGGCGGTGTTCGCCGGCATGCACGATTGTCTGGCCGGTGGCGTGGTGGATCCGGGGGAGACCCCGGCGCAGGCCGCGACCCGGGAGCTGACCGAGGAACTCGGCATCAGTGGGACCCCCTTGACGGCGTTGGCCTCCGTGTCCTGGGACGGGCGATGGGCCGGAAAACCCATGCGCTGCCACCTGTTTGCGTTCGAGGCGCGGTGGGACGGCCCGATCCGCCACCAACCAGAAGAGGTCGTCGACGGCTGGTGGTGGACCGATGCAGAACTCGCTGCGCATCTCGCGGACCCCGACTGGCCGTTCGTGCCGGACACCCGGGAGCTGATCCCGCAGTTGCTGCGCTTACGTCAACACCCTTGA
- a CDS encoding formylglycine-generating enzyme family protein, producing the protein MATELIELPGGAFRMGSTAFYPEEAPVHTVTVGAFAIERHPVTTAQFAEFVGATGYVTIAERPMDPRDYPGVDEADLVPGALVFKPTDGPVDLRDWRQWWDWAPGANWRHPFGPDREPAADDHPVVQVAYPDAAAYAAWAGRRLPTEAEWEYAARGGVEGKYAWGDEVNPGGALMANTWQGRFPYRNDGALGWRGTSPVGSFPANAFGLSDMIGNVWEWTTTRFTGQHRLEADAPACCPPAGADPTVNQVLKGGSHLCAPEYCHRYRPAARSPQSQDSATTHIGFRCVLG; encoded by the coding sequence GTGGCCACCGAACTGATCGAGCTTCCCGGCGGAGCTTTCCGAATGGGCTCGACGGCGTTCTATCCGGAAGAGGCGCCGGTCCACACCGTGACCGTCGGCGCGTTCGCGATCGAGCGGCATCCGGTCACCACCGCCCAGTTCGCCGAGTTCGTCGGGGCCACCGGATACGTCACCATCGCCGAACGGCCGATGGACCCCCGGGACTACCCCGGCGTCGACGAGGCCGATCTGGTGCCGGGTGCCCTGGTGTTCAAGCCCACCGACGGCCCCGTCGACCTGCGGGACTGGCGGCAGTGGTGGGACTGGGCGCCGGGCGCCAACTGGCGTCACCCGTTCGGGCCCGATCGGGAACCCGCCGCCGACGACCACCCCGTCGTACAGGTGGCCTACCCGGACGCCGCGGCGTACGCGGCCTGGGCCGGGCGCCGGCTGCCCACCGAAGCCGAGTGGGAGTACGCGGCACGTGGGGGGGTCGAGGGCAAATACGCCTGGGGCGACGAGGTGAACCCGGGCGGCGCGCTCATGGCCAACACCTGGCAGGGACGCTTCCCCTACCGCAACGACGGCGCCCTCGGCTGGCGCGGCACCTCACCGGTCGGCAGCTTCCCGGCCAACGCGTTCGGCCTGTCGGACATGATCGGCAACGTGTGGGAGTGGACCACCACACGGTTCACCGGGCAGCACCGGCTGGAGGCCGACGCGCCCGCGTGCTGCCCGCCCGCCGGGGCGGATCCGACGGTGAACCAGGTGCTCAAGGGCGGTTCGCACCTCTGCGCGCCCGAGTACTGTCACCGGTACCGTCCGGCGGCCCGGTCACCGCAGTCGCAGGACAGCGCGACCACCCACATCGGGTTTCGCTGCGTCCTGGGGTAG
- a CDS encoding arylsulfatase: MASGFTSAFNGKIELDIRDSEPDWGPYAAPTAAEGAPNVLYLVWDDTGIATWDCFGGLVDMPAMSRIAARGVRLSQFHTTALCSPTRASLLTGRNATTVGMATIEEFTDGFPNCNGRIPYETALLSEVLAENGYNTYCVGKWHLTPLEESNLAATKRHWPCSRGFERFYGFMGGETDQWYPDLVYDNHPVDPPATPEQGYHLSQDLADKTIEFIRDAKVIAPDKPWFTYLCPGAGHAPHHVFKEWADRYAGRFDMGYEAYRDVVLANQKRLGIVPPDTELSPVNPYADVKGPNGEPWPAQDTVRPWESLTADEKRLFARMAEVFAGFLSYTDAQIGRILDFLEDTGQLDNTIIVVISDNGASGEGGPNGSVNETKFFNGYIDTAEEGLKFVDRLGSPETYNHYPIGWAMAFNTPYKLFKRYASHEGGIADTAIISWPNGIGAHGAVRDNYVNVCDITPTVYDLLGLTPPASVRGVPQKPLDGVSFKVALDDPDAPTGKETQFYTMLGTRGIWHKGWFANTVHAATPSGWSHFDADRWELFHIESDRSQCHDLAAEQPEKLEELKALWFSEADKYNGRPLADLNILETMTRWRPYLTGERSSYTYYPHTAEVGLGAAAELRGQSFTVLADVTVDDGDAQGVLFKQGGAHGGHVLYIADGRLRYVYNFLGEHEQVLSSPDPIPLGRHIFGVQYVRAGTVEGSHTPIGHTSSFIDGAAVAELAGMQTHPGMFALAGGGICIGRNPGSAVSQRYRAPFGFTGGTIGQVTVDLSGRPYEDLERTLAAAFAKD; this comes from the coding sequence ATGGCTTCCGGCTTCACCTCAGCGTTCAACGGCAAGATCGAACTGGATATCAGGGATTCCGAACCGGATTGGGGACCCTACGCGGCGCCCACGGCCGCCGAAGGCGCACCCAACGTGCTCTACCTGGTTTGGGACGACACCGGCATCGCGACCTGGGACTGCTTCGGCGGTTTGGTCGACATGCCCGCGATGAGCCGCATCGCCGCCCGCGGGGTCCGGTTGTCGCAGTTCCACACCACCGCGCTGTGCTCTCCCACCCGGGCCTCGCTGCTCACCGGCCGCAACGCCACCACGGTCGGCATGGCCACCATCGAGGAGTTCACCGACGGATTCCCCAACTGCAACGGGCGAATTCCGTACGAGACCGCCCTGTTGTCAGAGGTGCTCGCCGAGAACGGGTACAACACCTACTGTGTGGGCAAGTGGCATCTGACCCCGTTGGAGGAGTCCAACCTCGCTGCCACCAAACGACATTGGCCGTGTTCGCGAGGGTTCGAACGGTTCTACGGGTTCATGGGCGGCGAGACCGATCAGTGGTATCCGGACCTGGTGTACGACAATCATCCGGTCGATCCGCCCGCCACCCCCGAGCAGGGCTATCACCTCTCGCAGGACCTGGCCGACAAGACCATCGAGTTCATCCGCGACGCCAAGGTGATCGCTCCGGACAAACCGTGGTTCACCTATCTGTGCCCGGGTGCCGGCCACGCCCCGCACCATGTGTTCAAGGAGTGGGCCGACCGTTACGCCGGGCGGTTCGACATGGGCTACGAGGCCTACCGGGACGTGGTGCTGGCCAACCAGAAGCGGCTGGGCATCGTGCCGCCCGACACCGAGCTGTCCCCGGTCAACCCCTACGCGGATGTCAAGGGCCCCAACGGCGAACCGTGGCCGGCACAGGACACCGTCCGGCCGTGGGAATCGCTGACCGCCGACGAGAAACGGTTGTTCGCCCGGATGGCCGAGGTGTTCGCCGGGTTCCTGTCCTACACCGACGCCCAGATCGGCCGGATCCTGGACTTCTTGGAGGACACCGGCCAGCTCGACAACACGATCATCGTGGTGATCTCCGACAACGGCGCCAGCGGGGAGGGCGGGCCGAACGGGTCGGTGAACGAGACCAAATTCTTCAACGGCTACATCGACACCGCCGAGGAGGGCCTGAAGTTCGTCGACCGGCTGGGGTCACCGGAGACCTACAACCATTATCCGATCGGGTGGGCGATGGCGTTCAACACGCCCTACAAGCTGTTCAAACGCTACGCGTCCCATGAAGGGGGGATCGCCGACACCGCAATCATCTCCTGGCCCAACGGAATCGGCGCACACGGTGCGGTGCGGGACAACTACGTCAACGTCTGTGACATCACCCCCACCGTGTACGACCTGCTCGGCCTCACCCCGCCGGCCAGTGTGCGCGGGGTTCCCCAGAAGCCGCTGGACGGCGTGAGTTTCAAAGTGGCGCTGGATGATCCGGACGCACCGACGGGCAAGGAAACCCAGTTCTACACGATGCTCGGCACCCGCGGCATCTGGCACAAGGGCTGGTTCGCGAACACGGTGCACGCCGCCACCCCGTCGGGCTGGTCGCACTTCGATGCCGACCGCTGGGAGCTGTTCCACATCGAATCCGACCGCAGCCAGTGTCACGACCTGGCCGCCGAACAGCCCGAGAAACTCGAAGAACTCAAGGCGCTGTGGTTCAGCGAGGCCGACAAGTACAACGGGCGTCCGCTGGCCGACCTGAACATCCTGGAGACCATGACCCGGTGGCGGCCGTACCTGACGGGGGAGCGGTCCAGCTACACCTACTATCCCCACACCGCCGAGGTCGGGCTCGGTGCGGCGGCCGAACTGCGCGGGCAGTCGTTCACCGTGCTCGCCGATGTCACCGTGGACGACGGTGACGCACAGGGCGTGCTGTTCAAGCAGGGCGGCGCCCACGGCGGTCACGTGCTCTACATTGCCGACGGGCGGCTCCGGTACGTCTACAACTTCCTCGGTGAGCACGAACAGGTGCTCAGCTCCCCAGATCCGATTCCGTTGGGGCGTCACATCTTCGGTGTGCAGTATGTGCGGGCGGGCACCGTCGAGGGCAGCCACACCCCGATCGGGCACACCTCGTCGTTCATCGACGGTGCCGCGGTGGCCGAGCTGGCCGGGATGCAAACCCACCCCGGTATGTTCGCGCTCGCCGGCGGCGGCATCTGCATCGGCCGTAACCCGGGATCCGCGGTGTCACAGCGCTATCGGGCACCGTTCGGATTCACCGGCGGCACCATCGGGCAGGTCACCGTCGACCTGTCCGGCCGGCCGTATGAGGATCTCGAACGCACCCTCGCCGCCGCCTTCGCCAAGGACTGA
- the rplE gene encoding 50S ribosomal protein L5 codes for MTAPEKVQPRLKQRYREEIREALNKQFEFDNVMQIPGVVKVVVNMGVGDAARDAKLINGAVSDLQLITGQKPEIRKARKSIAQFKLREGMPIGARVTLRGDRMWEFLDRLISIALPRIRDFRGLNGKQFDGTGNYTFGLNEQSMFHEIDVDSIDRPRGMDITVVTSATNDDEGRALLKALGFPFKEN; via the coding sequence ATGACTGCACCAGAGAAGGTTCAGCCCCGGCTGAAGCAGCGCTACCGCGAAGAGATTCGTGAGGCGCTCAACAAGCAGTTCGAGTTCGACAACGTCATGCAGATCCCCGGCGTCGTCAAGGTTGTCGTCAACATGGGCGTCGGCGACGCCGCCCGTGACGCCAAGCTGATCAACGGCGCGGTCAGTGACCTGCAGCTGATCACCGGTCAGAAGCCGGAGATCCGCAAGGCCCGCAAGTCCATCGCACAGTTCAAGCTGCGTGAGGGCATGCCCATCGGCGCCCGCGTGACCCTGCGCGGCGACCGGATGTGGGAGTTCCTGGACCGGCTGATCTCCATCGCCCTGCCCCGTATCCGCGACTTCCGCGGCCTCAACGGCAAGCAGTTCGACGGCACCGGCAACTACACCTTCGGCCTCAACGAGCAGTCGATGTTCCACGAGATCGACGTGGATTCCATCGACCGTCCCCGCGGCATGGACATCACCGTCGTCACCTCGGCGACCAACGACGACGAAGGCCGTGCGCTGCTGAAGGCGCTGGGCTTCCCCTTCAAGGAGAACTGA
- the rplX gene encoding 50S ribosomal protein L24, whose amino-acid sequence MKVHKGDTVLVVSGKDKGAKGKVIEAYPTRDKVLVEGVNRIKKHTAQSQNERGASSGGIVTQEAAIHVSNVMVVDSDGKPTRVGYRVDEETGKKVRIAKTNGKDI is encoded by the coding sequence ATGAAGGTCCACAAGGGCGACACCGTGCTCGTCGTCTCGGGCAAGGACAAGGGCGCGAAGGGCAAGGTCATCGAGGCCTACCCGACCCGCGACAAGGTCCTCGTCGAGGGCGTCAACCGGATCAAGAAGCACACCGCGCAGTCGCAGAACGAGCGCGGCGCATCGTCGGGCGGCATCGTCACCCAGGAAGCCGCGATCCACGTGTCCAACGTGATGGTCGTGGACTCCGACGGCAAGCCGACCCGTGTGGGTTACCGCGTCGATGAGGAGACCGGCAAGAAGGTCCGCATCGCCAAGACCAATGGCAAGGACATCTGA
- a CDS encoding type Z 30S ribosomal protein S14, with product MAKKALVHKANKKPKFAVRAYTRCNKCGRPHSVYRKFGLCRICLREMAHAGELPGVQKSSW from the coding sequence ATGGCAAAGAAGGCGCTGGTCCACAAGGCCAACAAGAAGCCCAAGTTCGCGGTTCGCGCGTACACGCGGTGCAACAAGTGCGGTCGCCCGCACTCGGTCTACCGCAAGTTCGGGCTGTGCCGTATCTGCCTGCGCGAGATGGCGCACGCGGGTGAGCTGCCCGGCGTGCAGAAGTCCAGCTGGTAA
- the rpsH gene encoding 30S ribosomal protein S8 — protein sequence MTMTDPIADFLTRLRNANSAYHDEVTLPHSKIKANIAEILKKEGYINDYRTEDARVGKSLVVSLKYGPSRERSIAGLRRVSKPGLRVYAKSTNLPRVLGGLGVAIISTSSGLLTDRQAARQGVGGEVLAYVW from the coding sequence ATGACGATGACTGACCCGATCGCAGACTTTTTGACACGTCTGCGCAACGCCAATTCGGCGTACCACGATGAGGTGACTCTGCCCCACTCGAAGATCAAGGCGAACATCGCCGAGATCCTCAAGAAAGAGGGCTACATCAACGACTACCGCACCGAGGATGCTCGCGTCGGCAAGTCCCTGGTGGTGTCGCTCAAGTACGGCCCCAGCCGTGAGCGCAGCATCGCCGGCCTGCGCCGGGTGTCCAAGCCCGGCCTGCGGGTCTACGCAAAATCCACCAACCTGCCTCGGGTGCTCGGCGGCCTGGGCGTGGCGATCATCTCCACGTCCTCGGGCCTGCTCACCGACCGCCAGGCAGCACGACAGGGCGTGGGCGGCGAAGTCCTCGCTTACGTCTGGTAG
- a CDS encoding FAD-binding oxidoreductase, translated as MQTVFERNAPAARLVDRALANTVLQPFWLDDLPVQARYPTLTNASSRYDLVVVGGGYTGLWSALLAKQRDPGIRVALIEGQTIGWAASGRNGGFVEASLTHGEENGRSRWPDEMDVLDRLGLENLDGIEKTIHSLGLDCDFERTGSLAVALEPYQAAELASAAVKPGQVYLDQQAIRAEVDSPTYLAGVWSKDTTAMVHPAKLASELARAATELGVEIYENSKVTALGRDRMGGPLSVRTERVATQADRVVLATNGFPSLLKRYRYHTVPVYDYALMTEPLSDAQLAEIGWTNRQGISDMSNQFHYYRLSKDNRILWGGYDAVYHFGGQIRPEYEDRDATYRRIAGHFFTTFPQLEDVSFTHRWGGVIDTSTRFCAFFGSAYAGRVGYAAGFTGLGVAATRFAAEVMLDRFAGKPTVRTEVDMVKSLPLPFPPEPLASAGIQATRWALDRADHREGRRNVLLKALDSVGLGFDS; from the coding sequence GTGCAAACCGTTTTCGAACGAAATGCCCCCGCCGCCCGCCTCGTCGACCGAGCGCTGGCCAACACCGTCCTCCAGCCCTTCTGGCTCGATGATCTGCCTGTTCAGGCACGTTACCCGACGCTGACCAACGCGTCCTCGCGTTACGACCTGGTGGTGGTCGGCGGTGGGTACACCGGCCTGTGGTCGGCGTTGCTGGCAAAGCAGCGGGACCCGGGTATCCGGGTTGCCCTGATCGAGGGCCAGACGATCGGCTGGGCGGCCTCGGGCCGCAACGGCGGCTTCGTCGAAGCGTCCCTCACCCACGGCGAGGAGAACGGCCGCAGCCGGTGGCCCGACGAGATGGACGTCCTCGATCGGCTGGGGTTGGAGAACCTCGACGGGATCGAGAAGACCATCCATTCGCTCGGTCTCGATTGTGACTTCGAGCGGACCGGCTCACTCGCGGTCGCGCTCGAGCCCTACCAGGCCGCCGAACTGGCATCCGCGGCCGTGAAGCCGGGCCAGGTCTACCTCGACCAGCAGGCGATCCGTGCCGAGGTCGACTCACCGACCTATTTGGCCGGGGTGTGGTCGAAGGACACCACCGCGATGGTTCACCCCGCCAAGCTCGCGAGTGAACTCGCCCGTGCCGCAACTGAACTGGGCGTGGAGATCTACGAGAACAGCAAGGTGACCGCCCTCGGGCGCGACCGCATGGGCGGGCCGCTCTCGGTCCGCACCGAGCGGGTGGCCACGCAGGCCGACCGAGTGGTATTGGCGACCAACGGTTTTCCGTCGCTGTTGAAGCGATACCGGTATCACACGGTGCCGGTCTACGACTACGCGTTGATGACCGAGCCGCTGTCCGATGCCCAATTGGCCGAGATCGGTTGGACCAACCGGCAGGGCATCAGCGACATGTCGAACCAGTTCCACTACTACCGATTGTCGAAAGACAACCGCATCCTGTGGGGCGGGTATGACGCCGTCTATCACTTCGGCGGGCAGATCCGGCCCGAGTACGAGGACCGCGACGCCACCTACCGCCGGATCGCCGGCCACTTCTTCACGACGTTCCCGCAACTGGAGGACGTCAGCTTCACCCATCGCTGGGGCGGCGTGATCGACACGTCGACGCGATTCTGCGCGTTCTTCGGTTCCGCGTACGCAGGCCGGGTCGGGTACGCGGCGGGGTTCACCGGGCTCGGCGTGGCGGCCACCCGGTTCGCCGCCGAGGTCATGCTCGACCGTTTCGCGGGGAAACCTACGGTGCGCACCGAAGTCGACATGGTCAAGTCGCTGCCACTGCCGTTCCCGCCGGAACCGCTGGCGTCCGCCGGTATTCAGGCCACCCGCTGGGCGCTGGACCGGGCCGACCATCGTGAGGGGCGGCGCAACGTCCTGTTGAAAGCGCTCGATTCGGTGGGCCTGGGGTTCGATTCGTGA
- the rplF gene encoding 50S ribosomal protein L6 translates to MSRIGKQPVLVPAGVDVTIDGRNVSVKGPKGTLTLDVAEPITVERNEDGAIVVSRPDDERRSRSLHGLSRTLVANLVTGVTEGYTRKMEIFGVGYRVQLKGSNLEFALGYSHPVVIEAPEGITFAVETPTKFSVSGIDKQKVGQISAVIRRLRRPDPYKGKGVRYEGEQIRRKVGKTGK, encoded by the coding sequence ATGTCGCGTATTGGAAAGCAGCCGGTCCTGGTTCCCGCCGGGGTCGATGTGACGATCGACGGCCGCAACGTCTCGGTCAAGGGTCCGAAGGGCACCCTGACCCTCGACGTCGCTGAGCCGATCACCGTCGAGCGCAACGAGGACGGCGCCATCGTGGTCAGCCGTCCCGATGACGAGCGGCGCAGCCGCTCGCTGCACGGTCTGTCCCGGACCCTGGTGGCCAACCTGGTCACCGGTGTCACCGAGGGCTACACCCGCAAGATGGAGATCTTCGGCGTCGGCTACCGCGTCCAGCTCAAGGGTTCCAACCTGGAGTTCGCACTCGGCTACAGCCACCCCGTGGTGATCGAGGCGCCGGAGGGCATCACCTTCGCCGTCGAGACGCCCACCAAGTTCTCGGTCTCCGGCATCGACAAGCAGAAGGTCGGTCAGATCTCCGCGGTCATCCGCCGCCTGCGCCGCCCCGACCCGTACAAGGGCAAGGGTGTGCGTTACGAGGGTGAGCAGATCCGCCGCAAGGTCGGAAAGACAGGTAAGTAA
- a CDS encoding TetR/AcrR family transcriptional regulator, with translation MGRTLKSQSPRQRRRQTKQGVVLSEQLIVEAALRVLQHHGATGLTVRRLGTALGADPTALYRYFPGVEDVVLAITDELLRRVVEGWEPIGRWREDMRDLGLRVHRVYVEHPQAGVLAASRVTGSAHEIHVIETVLGILRSAGFPEREAVEVYHAFIDQMLGFAALDAAFEALPAEHQRRDEDRWRDTYAQLPAETHPNIAASSRLLDESMRQSACESALDLLLDGIAARLESYRT, from the coding sequence ATGGGTCGAACCTTGAAGTCGCAATCTCCGCGCCAGCGACGGAGGCAGACGAAACAGGGGGTGGTGCTGTCCGAGCAGCTCATCGTCGAGGCCGCGTTGCGTGTGTTGCAGCATCACGGCGCGACGGGCCTGACCGTCAGACGCCTCGGTACCGCACTCGGAGCCGATCCGACCGCGTTGTACCGCTACTTTCCCGGTGTCGAGGACGTGGTGCTGGCCATCACCGATGAGCTTCTGCGACGTGTCGTCGAAGGCTGGGAGCCGATCGGGCGCTGGCGGGAAGACATGCGCGACCTCGGGTTGCGCGTGCACCGCGTCTACGTTGAGCACCCCCAGGCCGGGGTGCTGGCCGCGAGCCGGGTGACCGGGAGTGCGCACGAGATCCACGTCATCGAAACGGTTTTGGGGATCCTGCGATCCGCCGGATTTCCGGAGCGCGAAGCCGTCGAGGTGTATCACGCCTTCATCGACCAGATGTTGGGATTCGCCGCGCTCGACGCGGCCTTCGAGGCCCTGCCGGCCGAGCACCAGCGGCGCGACGAAGACAGATGGCGCGACACCTACGCGCAGTTGCCTGCCGAGACGCATCCGAACATCGCCGCCAGCAGCCGTCTGCTCGACGAATCGATGCGGCAGAGCGCGTGCGAGTCGGCCTTGGACCTGCTGCTCGACGGTATCGCCGCGCGGCTGGAGTCCTACCGGACGTAG
- a CDS encoding TetR/AcrR family transcriptional regulator gives MASSRDRILDAYADLLAVEGERYATLDAVAAKAGVSKGGLLYHFPSKDRLAAALCDRLVALAADDVQAMRTAPEGPARYYIRTSNYEGTPLDRALVAVSRLQQAGDEQARTVIESISGDWLNVLHETLGDRDVARAVKLMGDGLYYSALHRALGGHVAGSDTDDGLLAVIDRITANSDVAR, from the coding sequence ATGGCTTCGTCGCGGGACCGCATCCTCGATGCCTACGCGGACCTGCTCGCCGTCGAAGGCGAGCGCTACGCCACCCTCGACGCGGTGGCCGCAAAAGCGGGCGTGTCGAAAGGCGGCCTGCTCTACCACTTTCCGTCGAAGGACCGGCTCGCCGCCGCATTGTGCGACCGCCTGGTGGCATTGGCGGCCGACGACGTGCAGGCGATGCGAACCGCCCCCGAAGGCCCGGCCCGCTACTACATCCGGACATCGAATTACGAGGGCACGCCGCTCGACCGGGCCCTGGTCGCGGTGTCGCGGTTGCAGCAGGCCGGCGACGAGCAGGCGCGGACGGTCATCGAGTCGATCTCAGGTGACTGGCTCAACGTTCTGCACGAGACACTGGGCGACCGGGATGTCGCCCGCGCCGTGAAGCTCATGGGTGACGGCCTCTACTACAGCGCCCTGCACCGCGCGCTCGGAGGCCACGTGGCCGGCTCCGACACGGACGACGGATTGCTGGCCGTGATCGATCGGATCACCGCCAACTCGGACGTCGCCCGATGA
- a CDS encoding MFS transporter — protein sequence MRVYRDVLRAPGVLNVTASQLFARLPLGMLNLAILLHVQSKTGSYALAGAAVACVSVGEAVAMPVSARLAGRARSATLVVAALANGAAMLALAFVGAAPAPLLILGGVIGASVPPLMPVVRALYPQLVPRDGVRALFAFDTTAQELIWVVGPVATTFLASALSTAIPLVASAFVTVLGTGWFLLSARHLRSVRPKGASAFGRVMANRAVVLAMVASLALVASFMALEVGIVAALGRTGLTAGLAIAVASVGSLIGGLVFGHRRFGLLGLVAALGVVAIGTAVFGIVDNLGLQFAALFVSGLGFAPAMSALYLMVSREIAEHSATEAFGWLNSAALGGGAAGTALAGFAADAHGPIGAVVVSAILATLAACSPLVARMSGPLKGLTDPPPTETDPDAGAEEASATSTAILNATSVSPASAGGQV from the coding sequence ATGCGGGTTTATCGTGACGTCCTCCGGGCTCCGGGCGTACTGAACGTGACCGCTTCCCAGCTGTTCGCCCGACTTCCGCTGGGCATGCTGAACCTGGCGATCCTGCTGCACGTCCAGTCCAAGACCGGCTCTTACGCCTTGGCCGGTGCCGCGGTGGCCTGCGTCAGCGTGGGGGAAGCGGTCGCGATGCCGGTCAGCGCCCGGCTCGCCGGGCGGGCCCGGTCGGCGACACTGGTCGTCGCGGCACTGGCCAATGGCGCCGCCATGCTGGCCCTGGCGTTCGTCGGTGCCGCCCCGGCGCCGCTGCTGATCCTGGGCGGGGTGATCGGCGCATCGGTGCCGCCGCTGATGCCGGTGGTCCGTGCCCTCTACCCGCAACTGGTTCCCCGTGACGGCGTCCGGGCCTTGTTCGCGTTCGATACCACTGCGCAGGAACTGATCTGGGTCGTCGGTCCGGTGGCCACGACCTTCCTCGCCTCAGCACTGTCGACTGCGATCCCATTGGTCGCATCCGCGTTTGTCACCGTCCTCGGGACCGGATGGTTCCTGCTGAGTGCCAGGCATCTGCGGTCGGTCCGGCCGAAGGGCGCCTCGGCTTTCGGCCGGGTGATGGCGAATCGGGCGGTCGTCCTCGCCATGGTCGCCAGCCTTGCGCTGGTGGCCTCGTTCATGGCCCTGGAAGTCGGCATCGTCGCGGCGCTCGGTCGCACCGGTCTCACCGCCGGTCTCGCAATCGCCGTGGCGAGCGTCGGATCCCTCATCGGCGGCCTGGTGTTCGGGCACCGACGATTTGGGCTCCTCGGTCTGGTTGCCGCGCTGGGCGTCGTGGCGATCGGGACGGCCGTCTTCGGCATCGTCGACAACCTCGGCCTGCAGTTCGCGGCCCTGTTCGTGTCGGGGCTTGGCTTTGCGCCCGCAATGTCGGCCCTGTATCTCATGGTGTCCCGCGAAATCGCAGAGCACTCCGCGACGGAGGCGTTCGGTTGGCTCAACAGCGCCGCACTCGGCGGAGGGGCCGCGGGCACCGCACTCGCCGGCTTTGCGGCCGACGCGCACGGGCCAATCGGTGCGGTCGTGGTGTCGGCGATACTGGCGACCCTCGCCGCCTGCAGCCCTCTCGTTGCCCGGATGAGTGGTCCGTTGAAGGGGCTCACCGATCCACCGCCGACGGAAACCGACCCCGACGCGGGCGCCGAGGAGGCATCGGCCACTTCGACGGCCATATTGAACGCGACGTCAGTTTCGCCGGCGAGCGCAGGCGGGCAGGTGTAA
- the rplN gene encoding 50S ribosomal protein L14, with protein MIQQESRLKVADNTGAKEILCIRVLGGSSRRYAGIGDVIVATVKDAIPGGNVKRGDVVKAVVVRTVKERRRADGSYIKFDENAAVIIKADNDPRGTRIFGPVGRELREKRFMKIVSLAPEVL; from the coding sequence GTGATTCAGCAGGAATCGCGGTTGAAGGTCGCCGACAACACGGGCGCCAAGGAGATCTTGTGCATCCGCGTGCTCGGTGGCTCATCGCGACGCTACGCAGGCATCGGTGATGTCATCGTCGCGACCGTCAAGGACGCCATCCCGGGCGGCAACGTCAAGCGCGGCGATGTCGTCAAGGCCGTCGTGGTGCGCACCGTCAAGGAACGCCGTCGCGCCGACGGCAGCTACATCAAGTTCGACGAGAACGCGGCCGTCATCATCAAGGCCGACAACGACCCGCGCGGCACCCGCATCTTCGGGCCCGTCGGCCGGGAACTGCGCGAGAAGCGCTTCATGAAGATCGTCTCGCTGGCGCCGGAGGTTTTGTGA